The DNA segment gctgaagtagatataatggtcatctgagttaaattcacccattccagtccattttagtttgctgattcctagaatgtcggcattcactcttgccatctcctgtttgaccacttccaatttgccttgattcatggacctaacattccaggttcctacgcaatattgctctttacactGTGTTAGGAGATGTGAATTCCTTGTCCTGTTACTCCACCATCTGTGCCTCGCCTCTGGTTTCCATTTTTGCTCTCAATACTTCTCAGTCCTTTTTTTCCCGCACTGTTTTAAACATatgacttcatttatttctttctttgggtGAGCTGAGTCTTCATTAGCGTGTGGACTTTATCTGGTTGCGGCTCTCGgccttctcctgttgtggagcacaggcttagagCACATGGACTCAATAGTTGCGGCTCGcaggttctctagttgtggcgagttgGTTTAGTTGCgccaaggcatgtgggatgtttgttccccagccagggatctaacctgcatcccCTGTTCATTCTAAGTGTCAGAGTTTGCTTCTACTAACCCTGAACTGCCAGTccatcccttccctcctcccctcacccttGGCAActaaaagtctgttctctctgtgaggctgtttcttcagttaggttcagtcactcagtcatgtccaattctttgcgaccccatggacagcagcacgccaggcctgcctgtccatcaccaactcccagatcttgctcaaattcatctccatcaagctggtgatgccatccaaccatctcatcctctgtcatccccttctcctcctgccctcactctttcccagaatcacggtcttttccagtgagtcagctcttcgcatcaggtggccaaagtactggagtttcagctttagcatcagtccttccaatgaacacccaggactgatctccttcaggatggtctggttggatctccttgcagtccaagggactctcaagagtcttctccaacaccacagttcaaaagcatcaattcttcggcgctcagctttcttcacagtccaactctcacatccatacatgaccactggaaaaaccatagcctttagacagacctttgtcggcaaagtaatgtctctgcttttgaatatgctgtctaggttggtcatagcaagcgtcttttgattccatggctgcagtcaccatgtgcagtgagtttggagcccagaagatgACGGCTGCTTCTTAGGTGTGTTCCTTTGTGCCCTGACTCTCCCGTCTTTCATTCTGTTTCTCTTgccctgtctctctcctctccctctccctcacttcctccctctttctttccctttctctccctgcctccctccttctctcctgatctttctccctctcttttctgcttctttctctctcccaccctctccaccTGTCTGTCTTCCTCGGTGTCTCTCTTCCTGTGTATCTCTTGGCCTCTTTCTGACTGTCTCCTggtctctttctgtctttctgctccttttccctttctctctttcccttcgtccctatctctgtctctccttccctcctcctctctctctggctttctctctcctcctttctcttttcttcctccctctctcccccacccggctctctctccctccctgtcaCTGTGTCtccctccctttttctctctctgaccacTGTTTCTCCTgccccctctctccccctctctgccTTCACCCCACCCCTCTTCTCAGTCTCCTGCCTGTCTCTGTCTcgccctccttccctctcctgctctctgcctctccccgtctcagtctccctctctcttcccatcTCCCCCATCACTCCGCCTTCCCCCCTCACACCCTCTTTCTGCCCCCCTTGCTCTTCCTGTGTCTTTCTGTCCCCCATGCTTCCTTTGTTTCTCCCTcacctcttcccttctctccccctgactctctgcctctctttctcctttcttccctccctctttctccctaGCTCCTCCCGCCcgtgtttctctgtctctcccacctTCCCTGCCTTCCTTCTCTGTATGCCCtatgtagattccacatataagtgatatcatatggtatttgtctttctgacttcacttagtatcataatctctagttgcaaccttaagtggcattattttgttctttttttcccctatgtctgagtaatatttctttgtataaatgtaccacatctttaggggcttcccgggtggctcagctggtaaagaatctgcctgcaatgcaggagtctctggtttgattcctgggtcgggaagatcctctggagaagggatagggatagattgctcactccagtattcttgcctggagaataccgtggacagaggaagctggcaggctctattccatggggttgcaaagagtcggacacgacagagcgactaagcacacgcaCCCACCACATCTTTACCCGTCCGTCTGTCAGTGGaaatgtgtttctgtttcttggcTGTTGTGTACAGTGATGCCATGAACACAGGCGTGTATGCATCTTTGTAAATgggtttttctgtgtttattttagcCACGCTTTGTCTTCGGCGCTGCTCTCcacttgtggtgcacgggcttctcgtcGTGTGGCTGCTCTTGTCGAGGGCCAGGGGCTCCAGGGCAAGCGGGTGCAGTGATTGCAGAGCGGGGCTCGGTGTTTGCAGTGTGTGAGCTCAGCAGTTGTGCAGGCGCTTAGTTGCCCTGCCATGttctagtcatgtctgactctgtgaacccgtggactgtagcccgccaggctcctctgtccatgggattctccaggcaagaatactggagccggttgccatttcctcctccaggggatcttcctgacccagggatcgacccaggtctctcgcgtctcctgcattggcaggcagattctttaccactaagccatcagggaatcctctccagcgtgtggaatcttcccagaccagagatcgaacccatgtcccctgcgttggcaggcagatccctaaccactggatcaccaaggatgTTCCTGAATTATGGTTTGACTGATAACATGCCCACgaatggaactgctggatcatatggtggttctattttatttttctgaccacTCCATTTTCCATCGTttctgtaccaatttgcattacCACCAGTGATggagctcccttttctccacaccttctctagcGTATGTTACTTGTAGACTtcttaatgatggtcattctaacctgtgtgaggtggtacctttATGCagttttgattgcatttctctcataattagtgatgttgagcaccttttcatgtgcctattggcacCTATATGTTTTCTCTTAAGAAATGTCTTATTTATGGTCTTTTGCCATAAATTTTTGATTCGGTTGTTCTTTTTGTTGAATTGATGTTatactatttgtatattttggcaaTTAATGTACATCCTTTGTCTGTTGCAtcctttgtaaatattttgcCCCATTCCAAAGGCTTTCTTTTTGCCATtgttatgttttcctttgctgtgcgaaAGTTTGTAAGTTTGGgtcccatttcttcatttttatttgtattgtctTGGGAAACTGGCCTAAGCAGACGCGGGTGCGCCTCCGTCGGAGGCTGTTCTGCTGGGTTCCGGCGTCGTGTTTGCACGTGTGGGCTGAGGGCAGGTCCCGCCGGCGCTGGTTTACATGCGGTCGTCCACCTGCAGCCTTCCAGTGCCACGAAAtgcttccctctctcctctcaggAGCCAGGAAGGGCCTTCGTATGCCGTTTCACAGGGGCTCAATCCTAGCCCGCTTCTAGGAGCCACAACTGGAAGACGGTCCTTTTTTGACGAGTTTTCTGGCACAGCTTGGGGAGAGTTTTCCTCAGGGCGCAGTCCCTCTTTTCGGCCTTTCTCGTAGGTTGGGGCCTCCATGCTGAGTGAGGTTTCCAGTCTGTACCCAAAGCTTTGTTTGCTGTCTGTGTTGTTTCTGTGATGAAAGCAGGCCCACGGGCCCCTCTGTAGCAGAGGGGAGGCCGCACCGAGGAGTAACGTCCTTAAAAAGGACTTTTGCCACTTATGATGCTTTTCCTTGCATGAAGGGCTCTACTCAGCCTTGATCCAGGTGTAATCTTTGCAGTCTTTAGCTGAAATCTTGAAGAGGTTGGGGGACTTTTTAAATCCTTTTAGCATCCCAAGTCTGACATAGCTCAGAAATTTCAAGTTTATAAAAACACGGGAATGTAAAATCACATCCTCAGTGGTCACTTAGCTTTACCATTGTCCTCCACTTTGACTTGTAAATGCATTCCCCTCATCAGTGGCAAAGCAGACATAACGTGCGTTTGTGAGAGGTCACGAAACaggccactttttaaaattaaaccatGTGTTAATATAAGCCAGTGACTTCCCCATACCTCAATACATGCACACTTTTATCATTTCCCATTCTGATTGCAAATCTTTCAGTAGAAAGCATTGATAATCAAAATATCTGTCCAGTTCAACCTGAATGTAGATCATGTCCCTCGGTATCGGGTCTCCTTTGTATGTGCCTAATTAATCCACGTTGGGGAAAAGCCGATCAGGTGTCATGAGAAGGCTCAGAGGTATGTTAATGAGGGAACACTAAAGGCCATACATTGTATCGCTTATATCCAGTTGTTATACGTACCGAACGTGCAGCAGTACACCCAGCTCAGCGGCGTGGTATGAAATTTATTAGAGACCTGTATTTGTCATAAGGTCCTTCCCATAAATTTTCTTGAAGGTGAAGCAGTTTTGCAAACGCATCAGAGTACAGTAACTGTTTATAAATGACAGGACTTAGAAAGGCATGGTTAAACATCTGATTACAGTGTAATGAAACTTACAGTGTAAGGAAACTTGGTTACAATAACAGAATTACAACTGATTACATTTAATTTAAAGTACCaaatgttgttattcagtcaaagtcctgtctgacccttagcaacctcatggactgcagtgcgccaaGCTCCCCTGCCCTCTGCTATCTccgatttgctcaaactcatgtccactgagccagtgatgctcctggccatctcatgctctgctgccctcttctcctcccaccttcagtctttcccagcatcagggtcttttccaatgagtcggctctttgcatcaggtggccaaagtattggagcttcagcatcagtccttccaatgaatgttcagggttgatttcctttaggattgactggttggatctccttgcagtccacggactctcaagagtcttctccaacaccacagttcaaaagcatcaattcttcagcactcagccttctttatggtccaactctcacatcctacgtgactactggaaaaaccatagctttgactatatacatTCTCAAGTCAGCCCTATGTTGGGGGCTAGATTTGATGCTGAATACTCAGCCTCTGCGCACCAGTGCAGAATCAAATCTGAGAGTCTGgggtaaagaagaagaaaacagctttattgctttgccaggccaAGGGGGAGACAGCAGGCTTGTGCCCCCGAAAAACCACCTCACATCCAACCCAGGAGGAATTGGGGAGGAGTTGTTGGAGTGGCCCAAGGGTGGGGCTGCTGTTaggggtgtgtgcagggcctgcactTTATTGTGTCTTCGGCGCCTCCTGCTCTTGGTGAGCTCTCTGCTTCCTCAGATCTGGCCTCGGGGGTTTCTCAGCTGCCTTTCCCCGTGTCTGCATCCTTTGCCTTCCCGGACTAGCAGCTGTTTGTATCTGTCCTTTGGAAcccagggaaggtcatggaggctggcaTTTCCTCCCTACAATCAAGAAACGGGACAGAAGGCTCCCGCGCCCAGGAGCCCCATGGGGTCCTGTTCAGTTTCAGGCAGCAAATGCTATTATGTGGGCTGCCGGGCGGCTGAAACCTGATTAGAGGGGCCTCGCCCTGAGGCCTGTGGCAGATGCTCAGAGCTGAGCGGCTCCGGCCTCAGCCAGCACTCCTACCCCGGTGATGGGGTCCTGAGACCCCACCCCAGCTTCAGGCAAGTGGAGAGGGCCAGCGCATAGCCAGGTGTCCCCTGGGGCGTGTAaaggctggaggaggggcagcTGGTGGGCTGCGTCAGCACGGTCACCCGGTACCCATCGGCCCCTTATCCcacctgtgtgaccctgggcggGGGGcttttctctgagcctgtttGACCTGCCGAGCTCAGAGCACCCATCTTAGGGTGTCTCAGGGCCCGCCTCACACTTGGCGCCTCCTCCTGTAGACCTCCTGCCCCCCGAGGTGTGCAGTCTCCTGAACCCTGCGGCCATCTATGCCAACAATGAGATCAGCCTGCGCGACGTCGAGGTGTACGGCTTCGACTACGACTACACCCTGGCCCAGTACTCGGACACGCTGCACCCGGAGATCTTCAATGCCGCCCGCGACATCCTGGTTGAGCACTACAAGGTGAGGCCAGACCAGCCCTTGGTGGGTGGGTGGCTGAATGGATCCTGAGGCAACTGCCCGGCGAGCAGGTGTGCCAACACCGCTGGCTCAGGCCTGGCCCCATTTCCCCCAACAGTACCCAGAGGGCATTCGGAAGTATGAGTACAACCCCACCTTTGCCATCCGCGGCCTCCACTACGATATTCAGAAGGTGAGCGGCCCCTCCTGAGGGGCCTCCACTGCTTCCTTAGCCACCTGGCTCCGGCGGTGGTGGGCTCATCTTTCTACTCCTTTGGCCTCAAAGCCGCACTTCCTCTTGTCAAGCGTGGGGTGCCTTTCTACCAGCCAGCTGGGGCATGGGGGCTGGAAAAGGCTGGCTCAGAGCCGTTGGCGAATGCTCGCCTCACCGCCCATCTTGCTCCCGTGGTGCCCCTAGAGCCTTCTGATGAAGATTGACGCCTTCCATTATGTGCAGCTGGGGACGGCCTACAGGTCAGTGCTGCCCCGGCCTTGCCCCGTACCCCCGGCTCACACCAGAGCGCCACTTTGGACTGGTGGTCTCTGTGCATCCATCCAGGGGCCTCCAGCCTGTGCCAGACGAAGAAGTGATTGAGCTCTACGGGGGCACCCAGCACATCCCCCTCTACCAGATGAGCGGCTTCTACGGCAAGGTAGGTGCCCGCCTACCGCTGCCCAGGCGACCCGCTCAGCACACTCCCGGGGCGGGCTCCCGGGGTGCAGTGCCTGCACCCTGGTGTCCCAGCCCTCGCCCCAAGGCCACACTGCCCTTGGGTCCCCAGGGCTGGAGGGCTTGCTCAGCCAGTGCTCCTTCCCCAGGGCCCCTCCATCAAGCAGTTCATGGACATCTTCTCGCTGCCAGAGATGGCACTGCTCTCCTGCGTGGTGGACCATTTCCTGGGCCACGGCCTGGAGTTTGACCAGGCGCACCTCTACAAGGATGTGACAGTAAGGGCCTGGGCCTGCGCCCCCGGGTGGCGTGGACGGGAGCCCAGACACAGCAGGGCAGGTCATCCTGGGCTCCAGTGAGGCCTCACTGTCCCTCCGCTGCCCCTAGGATGCCATCCGAGACGTGCACGTGAAGGGCCTCATGTACCAGTGGATCGAGCGGGACATGGGTAAGGGGGGCCAGGGCCCTGTTGCGGCTGCCGGGGCCGGCACGGGGCTGGCCCTCACCGCTcccttctctcccaccccacGTACTTCCCAGAGAAGTACATCCTGCGAGGGGACGAGACGTTCGCCGTGCTGAGCCGCCTGGTGGCCCATGGGAAGCAGCTGTTCCTCATCACCAACAGCCCTTTCAGCTTCGTGTAAGCCCCCCTGCCCCCGCGGGGGGCGGAAGCGGGACAGGGACTCGAGCTGGGTGGCAGAGGCCTGGATCCTCCCTTGGCCGCCTGCCCCACTCGGCCCCTCTCCGCCCAGGGACAAGGGGATGCGGCACATGGTGGGTCCCGACTGGCGCCAGCTCTTTGACGTGGTCATCGTCCAAGCGGACAAGCCCAGCTTCTTCACTGACCGACGCAAGTAAGGCCTGGCCGGTGGTCGGCCCAGGGAGTGGGCGCGGTTGCTGCTCTGTGTCCTGGGGCAGGCGTGCCACCTGTTGTTCTGCCACAGTCTGGGAACCAGGCCCTTGAACCTCACCCCAGGCCTTTGAACCCACCCTAGGCCTTTCAGGAAACTTGATGAGAAGGGCTCGCTGCACTGGGACCGCATCACCCGCCTGGAAAAGGGCAAGATCTACCGGCAGGTGAGAGCCAGCTGGGTGGGCGCTGCCCCACACCCGCTGGGGCTCTGTCTCCTCCCAGGGGCCCCAGCCCCGATGCTTGGCCTCACCGTGCCATGCTCTCCTCACGTGTGCCGTGAAGCTCTTCAGTAGCTCAGGCATTCAGTAAGCGCCCACTCAGCGGGGCTGAGCCATCTGCTGCAGCCAGACAGCCTGGTTGGGGCGGCTCACAGGCCTCTGAGGACCCCTTTTCCTGGCTGGCTAGGAAGGTGAGAAGGGGCTTTGTGCTCGGTGGGGAGGTGTTAGGTGGCTGTGAGCGGGAGGTGATGAAGTATTCGGCTCTGGATGGAATGTGGAAATCCTGGCTGAACTGGGGCTTCTTAGAGACAGTGGTTCGGGGTTGGTGGTCAGGCCCGTAGCGCAGCCTTGGGCTGCTGGGTGCCGAGCCCAGGCACTGCAGGCAGTACCCCGGCCCTCCACCTTGCCCGCTGCTCAGCCTCCCGTGCTGGCGGCCCCCTTGGGCAGGCTGTGAGGGTGACACTCTGTTGTCTTGGCCTCCCGCTGAGCCTGAGGAGCGCCACTCCACCTTTGTGGGAAACACTGAGTTTCCTTCTTTGGCAGGTTTTAGACTTTCCTTTAGGCCTCATGTTCTCTCCCTGTCTCCTGCCAACTTGGCACATCCTCAGCACTCCGCCCGCTCATACTTCCTCTTCCTTGGGGTCCCCTGCACCTCACTCTTCCTCCTTACCTGTCTGCCCTGtggctctcccctccccaggcctctccCATGGACAGGCTGTCCCGGCCCACCCCGGTGTCTGCTccccttccagcctcctctgccgTGTTGGATAGAGCCTggctgttttcatcttttctccagCTTTGGCGCGGGAGGGGCAGGCACCTCACAGGGAAGTCTGCTATTGGTGGGCCGGGGTGGCCTGCTGGCTGTGGGGCCGTGGGGTCACGGCTGCAGTTTGTTTCCCAGAGTGGACTCAGGCCGTCACTTGCACGGGTGTGAGGGCACAGGGCGGGGAGGCCTTCCTACCGTGGGCAAACCCCCTTCCTGAGTGTGAAGGGGAGGCAGCGAGGGCCAGGGCCCAGAGTGGCCCCAAGGCCACGGGAAAGGGCAGCCCTGCATCCGGCCTCGCTGCCTCtgggggatggggaagcctggaggaGAGGAGCCCCAGGGGAGCCCCCACGGCACAATGGGCGTAGCTGTgtacccccctccccccagggaaACCTGTTTGACTTCCTCCGGCTGACAGAATGGCGCGGCCCCCGAGTGCTCTACTTCGGGGACCACCTCTACAGTGACCTGGCGGTAAGGGGGCCGGGGCcccctgggggaggtggggggggggtctCTCCTAGCTGCTGCTGAACCCAGTCTCCCCGGCCCCCCAGGACCTCATGCTGCGGCACGGCTGGCGCACAGGCGCCATCATCCCCGAGCTGGAGCGTGAGATCCGCATCATCAACACGGAGCAGTACATGCACTCGCTGACGTGGCAGCAGGCGCTCACGGGGCTGCTGGAGCGCATGCAGGTGTGGGGCGCGGTGGGCGGGGCGTGGGGGGCTGCCCCCGGCTGCTCACACCTGGCACACCCGTCTCCCCCAGACCTACCAGGATGCCGAGTCGCGGCAGGTGCTGGCCGCCTGGATGAAGGAGCGGCAGGAGCTGAGGTGAGTGAGGGGCCCGGGCAGGAGGCCCCGCCCCCTCGGGCGCTCCCCGAGTGCCCGTGTCTCCTTCGGCAGGTGCGTCACCAAGGCGCTGTTC comes from the Bos mutus isolate GX-2022 chromosome 22, NWIPB_WYAK_1.1, whole genome shotgun sequence genome and includes:
- the NT5DC2 gene encoding 5'-nucleotidase domain-containing protein 2 isoform X2, producing the protein MAGAGLRAAARRWVPRRDHGGPRAASSSPSCPGCGPPGPGAHCPGAPRSAPAPAPAGGAAEPSAHLWARYQDMRRLVHDLLPPEVCSLLNPAAIYANNEISLRDVEVYGFDYDYTLAQYSDTLHPEIFNAARDILVEHYKYPEGIRKYEYNPTFAIRGLHYDIQKSLLMKIDAFHYVQLGTAYRGLQPVPDEEVIELYGGTQHIPLYQMSGFYGKGPSIKQFMDIFSLPEMALLSCVVDHFLGHGLEFDQAHLYKDVTDAIRDVHVKGLMYQWIERDMEKYILRGDETFAVLSRLVAHGKQLFLITNSPFSFVDKGMRHMVGPDWRQLFDVVIVQADKPSFFTDRRKPFRKLDEKGSLHWDRITRLEKGKIYRQASPMDRLSRPTPVSAPLPASSAVLDRAWLFSSFLQLWRGRGRHLTGKSAIGGPGWPAGCGAVGSRLQFVSQSGLRPSLARV
- the NT5DC2 gene encoding 5'-nucleotidase domain-containing protein 2 isoform X1, coding for MAGAGLRAAARRWVPRRDHGGPRAASSSPSCPGCGPPGPGAHCPGAPRSAPAPAPAGGAAEPSAHLWARYQDMRRLVHDLLPPEVCSLLNPAAIYANNEISLRDVEVYGFDYDYTLAQYSDTLHPEIFNAARDILVEHYKYPEGIRKYEYNPTFAIRGLHYDIQKSLLMKIDAFHYVQLGTAYRGLQPVPDEEVIELYGGTQHIPLYQMSGFYGKGPSIKQFMDIFSLPEMALLSCVVDHFLGHGLEFDQAHLYKDVTDAIRDVHVKGLMYQWIERDMEKYILRGDETFAVLSRLVAHGKQLFLITNSPFSFVDKGMRHMVGPDWRQLFDVVIVQADKPSFFTDRRKPFRKLDEKGSLHWDRITRLEKGKIYRQGNLFDFLRLTEWRGPRVLYFGDHLYSDLADLMLRHGWRTGAIIPELEREIRIINTEQYMHSLTWQQALTGLLERMQTYQDAESRQVLAAWMKERQELRCVTKALFNAQFGSIFRTFHNPTYFSRRLVRFSDLYMASLSCLLNYRVDFTFYPRRTPLQHEAPLWMDQLCTGCMKTPFLSDMAHIR